In the genome of Carya illinoinensis cultivar Pawnee chromosome 13, C.illinoinensisPawnee_v1, whole genome shotgun sequence, the window ATTTATGAAAACTGGAACAGTGTAGGGTGGTCAAAATAAGGTTGTGGGAGCAGAGGCATGATTATATCAGACACAACAATGACATATCGAACAGGGTGGCGATATTATAGTGATGTGGTGAAGACAATAATAGTAGTGGCATGCTAATAGTGATTATGATGGCAACACTGGCAGTGTATTTAGTTATCTGGAGATTGACCCGATTGCTCATATTTTCTTAAGTCTTAATTATTGTTGCTTTTCTTTGTTATCTGTGTAACTGTGTCTGGTGGGTTACAGGGACTATTTCCAAAGGTGCAGCTCTTTTGCACCAAGAGGGGGCCAGGGAAGTCTATGCATGCAGTACACATGCTGTTTTTAGGTATATGGATCTTTCTACATGAATATTCTCTTTTATTCATCCTGGCATATTGTAAAAGAAAATGTccgcagaagaagaagaaactatCAAATAGGAATTTAGGGAATTTGATAGATGCAATCAATACTTGTGTATGTTGTTAACATTCAATTTATTGCATTGTTTTTCCGTTTGCAGTCCTCCCGCAATTGAGAGGTTATCAAGTGGTTTGTTTCAAGAGGTGATCATAACAAATACGATTCCGGTGTTGGAGCAAAACTATTTTCCTCAGCTAACAATCTTATCAGTAGCAAACCTCCTTGGGGAAACCATATGGCGTGTTCATGATGACTGCTCTGTAAGTAGCATCTCTGTCTAAAATTAATGAGAACCAAAATACCcataaatttgaattttgaatttatgaaaAGTTTGAAGTTTTAGAGTACACAAATTAGCCAAaactagaaaataaaagaataaagaaggcAGGCAACCTGTATGTTGTTCCATGTCGTTGGATTTTCCGTGTGTGTTAATGGCTTAGTGCTCCCTCATTCTTTTCTAACTTGGATCATTTGAGGATATTAGTATTCGTACCTAAAAGAAGGTTTTTTAATGGTCTGATTTATAGTATTGAGAGTAATTTCATTGAGTTTTTCTGATTGTCAGGGTGGCTTTGAACCTTATTCCAGTTTGGGTATTGACTGATGATTTACGTGGTCTGCGCTCATTTCGCTGCGTTCGTTGCTGTTGCTAGCTGCCTTGTTACAAACACAAATTAATAGTGAACTCAAAATGTAATAGTGAGGGCACCTCTGCTTTTCAGCTTGTTTCTAAAGGTTTTAGTCGAGGTTTGTGGATAGGTTCTTTTTAATAGTTTGAATAAGTgttttaaataccgtaccgTACGAGTACGGTCAGTATATTCTGTACTGGCCACTGGTCCGGTACAAATATTACACCTGTTTCGTATCGTCTCAAATACCGGCCAATATTtcggcttttttttttattctttttcaaactacaagttCATTTTTTTATCCCAAATTTAGACCAggctatttataatatatatatatatatatatataaactattattttaaaatataatttatatatataatttattcatatatagactattctGAAATGATACACGAAATGGTATCGAtactgaaatatttcattttagtgCCTTGACTAGTACAGCCTCTGTTATGCAGTACGGTATTCCAAACTTTGGTTTGAATCCAACCTTTTGTTGGTTTTTCATGTATTCTGAGATTTGAATACTCccaactattattattttttgagaaagtGGCAAAGTAGTAAGAATGCCTTATATTCAGATAATGATAATTGGATTACTGACGATCTCAAAGTTGCGAACTATccctgattttattttatttatttccacTTTTAATTTTCGAGTTTCAGTGGATTTAGTGATGTTCAAATATCGCTGGCtcggtttttttattttttggatcagCTTATACGGTGTTTAATACGTGATTCCTAGCCACCGGAGGAACTTTTGGGTCTGCAACTGGAGTCTAAAAAatgggggggaaaaaaaaaacttaaatctaTATCGGTGGCATGGTAAAATTTGTGCGAGGGTTGATAAATTAAGCAAATAATATCATTGGAGTATTTGGTTGTTGGTTTCGTTACAGGCAATAGTAAATAATGTTGGTACAGAGGAATGATAAAGGAATAGGTGGCTATCTGGATGTCGCCGTGCTTGCCTTCAATGATGATCGTTAGGCCatcaaaataatgaaaagagcAACCGAATTAAGAAACAAGCCACATGAAGATGGTAGACCACAGCGTTTGAGAGAATGCCGCCACAATCTACGTCCATGGCATAATGAAAGAGCATTCCTTCTCTCCAGTCTCAAGCACTTGAGAAGTGGTACCTGCAATGTTCAGGATATAGCTTTAGTTATTAACATTTTGCATATACAACGCATTCTTGAGAAGGTTAAAGACAGGAATTTTTGTAGCAAACCATGGCCAGGAAGGGGCCATGGAACTTCACCGAATGAGACTCATCAATCAAATCCATATTGTTCCACGCATCATTTAGAATCTTAAGTAGGACTACAGATGAGTCGAGCCAAGTTTAGTTGAGTATTAAGGTGCTCAACACTTCAAACTGAACCATTTGAACTCGAGATGTTATAAAGTTGTCTGGATTTTTTCTATATGTTGCCAAGAAGCACTGGGTATAAAGGTTTCAAACAGGGGGCTTTCACATAGCCAAACAGAAACGAAAAACTAGTAAGCATATGCATACCTACAGCATACTGAAGCATTAGTGTAAACTGATATAATGGATCTGATCCCACCATGCCAAAATGGTTTGCAtccataacaataacaataCCCAGTGAAGGCAATAACACGTACCGAATTGCAATAATCCCTATGATCAGTGATGGAACTATTCCAGTACTTTTTAGAcctgtaaaatgaaaaaaaaaaaaaaaaaaattctataaacgACTTTAATATTAGAAGCCTTTCAAGGGACATTAATGGGGGGATGATAACCTAGCCATGCCAACCCAAGGTACAAATAACAAATATTAGAACCGGTGTCAAAGTTACCTCCAAGAAGATTTGCTCCAATTATCAGTGTCATAGATGGTATTGCTGCTTCCCTGTAGAAGAGAAAAGAACTAGAAGGATTCAATGAAAATTTCTATCTAGATCATGGAAAAGTAAGCTGCATGGGAAGTGTAAACCAGACCAAATTGGGACTGTGTGTGTGTGGGTTTTAGGCAGTGTTAACTTCCTCGGAGAATTATATAAACTTGCACTACCAATGTTGACACATTATTTATGGCTATCTTCACAACAAGGAGGAACTATATGGCTAAGAGGTAGGATCCATACCCTAACAAACTCGTGGAACTGTAGACCTCACGAAGAGTAGCATCATCACCAATCATTGCCGCTCGCATGGAGAGACTACTGCGATGATAAACCCAATAGtctatataagaaaaaataagcatattaattttgagcatatACACAAATGATTAAGAGATTACTtcgaaaaaaataaagtaattatGTGGAGCATTCGAAATGACTGTGGCACTAGTTGATCGTTAGTCTCCATTAAGTGAAGGATTATATTCAAGTTTTGAAGAAACATTTTGGCATGAAGGTCTTTTCAACTCGAGGCCGAGATGGAGTAGATTGCCCTGATCGTCTAGTTTTCATATTTGAACTAACacctttaaaaatattatggaagGAAAAGGGACAAACAGATCGTGACAGCTCAAAGACAGTTTTTGCTGAACAGAACAGGTACTCTTGAGCATACCGCTGCGATTATAGATGGTGCAAACAATTTATTACTCTCCACCAGCAGCGCCCATGCAAGCATATATCTACTCCAACTGCTTGTTTCTAAAATGCTATAAGACTAACTGTATTACACTTCGTTTACAactgaatatttattttgaattgttgcaagtataaaatttttgaattaaaataaaaatattaatattttaatatataataacagtTAAATTGTAATATAATTGACTGTGTATTGTTGTTTGTCATAAACATATaacctttttttataatattcttttacataattatattttaaataacaaatttttttgtaaaataatttaaaataacatcattttatgtaaatatttcatataaaacgtaatggaaaatgatattatgTCCATTGAGTTTGTTCACTCAATTTAACcgtttatataatttattttttaatattttttatctaatagttaaagaattgattattaatatattatttttttcaaaatatttaaataagtttaaaaaatatttaaaataaaaaataaattgcaatTTACAATAAAGTATCAAGTGGCAAATAACTGGCAGTTTGGCATAATAGCACTAGccagaaaaatattttacaccTTTAGTAACTCTGTTGGTCCTGcatttcctttttattaatgctatttattatcttaaatcgcattatttttcattattttataatgtagtattaaataatgagagattatttattatatttacttataaacTTGGATGATTGGAGAAtggaatgatgaaaaaatgactataaataaattttttattccttcTTAGAGCAGTGGCATTGGTGTCTCCTTATGCAAATACAAAATCACATGATTTGGAGATTATCTTTGTCATTCAAGAAAAACTTTCACATTGAATTATGCatctttgagtcaattttttttattatcattaattttttcttaaaattattattattattattatttattttatattttgcaattaaaacTCACTACATATGATTTACAAATATATGCCAAATGTGTAAAGAGTGAATAGTAaatctataaatatacataaaaagcaataaaataaagGATGAAGAGTGAGTGAATAGCAGATCtataaatatctaataatactgtTTATAATAAGCTAAATATTTACATATGGCTAATCCAATGAAGTAGAAAAAGTGTACTTATTATGTAAATATATGTTTGCTTTTGCACATGCACACACCACTGTCAATGCTCTTAACCGAATGTGTGCATATAGAATTGCTACGTGATGGCTCTAATATAGATGGGCCTTTCAATTAAGTTGTCACTTCGTTGTAATGGAAAGGATAGGCAATGGCTATCTGGTTCAATTATTGTGAGCAGAGGATTTAATACAGAGCATAAGCTGATGTCACAAGAATTTGGCATTGCATTATTATGTAGAAAAATGCTAAAGTCAGTCGACATGCATAATCGCCGCCAAACCGGTGCTTATATGGAAAATAAAATGCGGCGTTTTGTATCTCTCTCCCTTCAAAGACCCAGTCCCAACTCTCCCCCTCCCTGCATCCATTCGACCCCATACCACTTGTAAGGACCTCTTGTGTGGCCCAACTAAAAATCGGCCACCATGCCTTGACAAGCCGCGAAGGACTTATGGTTGATGCCCTGACACAACTATAGACAAGGCGGGACAGCCCCACAACAACCCACAAGCATGCCACGATCCTTGCCATGGCACgcccaagacgccccacaaggctggtgagcaagccagccgcatgcacagcacgcagcccatgcgcaGGGCCACCAGCACGCACAGCGTGCAAGCCATGGGCCACCAGCATGCACGGCAAGCCAGCTAAGGTCATGCCATGACACAGCCAGCCAGCCCAGCGTGCCTGACCAGCATGCACAGGCCATGCCCATAGCGCACAACCAGCATGCGAAGGCCAGGCGCACGCTCAGCCACGGGCCAAACCATGTACACGCCCAGCGCCCAGCACGCAAGCACAGCCCAGGGCCATGTTAAGCCATGTAGCACGCAGCCCTACCTAGGCCAGGCCAGCATGCACGCATGGACCCAGACCAAGCCAGGTAGCTCCCCTGCACGGCACTTGCACCTGCCCAGGCCCACACCAGGGCCATGCAACCCGCACACCTCCAGCCAGGCCAACCAAGCCCCGACCATGCCAAGCAGCACCTGGACCATGCCATCAACACCACGCCAGCCAGGCCAACCAAGTCATGCCGCACAACACAATGACCTTGCCACCATAGGCCATTACGGATCCAACATGCCAAGGGCCACATGGAGCCCATCAAAGaccttgtttatttaatttcttttatttatttattttcttttattttatactttGTCTATAAATATGGCACTTAGCCATTGTAGAAAGGACTTTGGACCTTTTGGACTTATGATTCTCGAACTTTAGGGGGAAACTCTTGAAGATGGAACCTTTGGCTTGTGCCATTGGTGGGTTCTTGAAGAACCCTTCGGTGCTTTGCACTTGGACTCATGGGGTGCAATCTGTGAATCCCCTTGAGAGAAAAAACACTTCATGTAAGTCATGAATTAAAGTGGTTCACACTATTCTTTCATCTTTTGGATTCAATCCATAAATCCCAAAAGGTAGAAACACttcttgcaattcgtgaatggAAGTGGTTCAAGTTATCCTTTCATTTGTGTTATCCTTTCCTTTgtgttattcttttatttatgttGTTCTATTGTCATCTTTCTTTAtccttcattttcattttcgtgTATGCCattgttcttcatgttcttgCCATGTTCATAACTTTTCTCGAGTTTTCTCATCGTCTAAACACTCACGAACAACCCCTACACATATTCACGGCCACACCAAGCTGTCCACACCATGCTCATCTAACCATGACTCACCTATTGCCCTCAAAACCGTAGCCACCACACTTCCAAACCCTAGCCCCTACTTGCCATCCAACCCATCTCTCATTTCCCCCCAAACCCTAGTTGCCACCCAAAAGTGGTCATTGCCTTTCCCCCTAGCTAAGTTGCCTTTAACCATTTC includes:
- the LOC122292048 gene encoding protein PIN-LIKES 1-like; this encodes MRAAMIGDDATLREVYSSTSLLGEAAIPSMTLIIGANLLGGLKSTGIVPSLIIGIIAIRYVLLPSLGIVIVMDANHFGMVGSDPLYQFTLMLQYAVGMHMLTSFSFLFGYVKAPCLKPLYPVLLGNI